Within Legionella birminghamensis, the genomic segment CATCAATGATGTATCGCTGCTTCGATACAAATACCCTGCGATCTCAATTCATGACTATTCGAAACCCCAAAAAGCATTGTCAAATACTTTGGCAAAGGGAAACACAACTCCGGCTTCACGACCGAAACAAAGCGTAGAAGAGGTGTATTTCCCATCAATTGCTATTAATGGCAATCCATACCTCTGGTATTATTACCGTGAATATAATCTGGCATTATGGACAGACAAACTTCTTGAGGGCGGAACAGAAAAGTATAGCGATTCTGATTTAATCAGCAAACTGCTGCAAATTCCTGGAGTTATTGAAAAAAACAAGCAAATGGCCATTACTAATGTATACGATTTTTCCTTGAAGCATAGTATGAAATATTACGATGAGGATGAAACGCTAAGTAATTACAATGCATTGGTATAAAAGAGAACTCTAGCAATAAAATAAAAAGCCCACAAAAGTGGGCTTTTTACTGCAGGAAACTTATTCCTCAGTTTGGGAAGGTCTGTCAACCAGCTCCACAATAGCCATGGGTGCGTTATCACCGGCACGGAATCCGCATTTAAGAACACGGACATATCCGCCAGGGCGTTTGCTGAATCGTGGTCCCAAATCAGTAAATAACTTACCTACCGCTTCTTTTGATCGCAAACGATCAAAAACGTGACGGCGTGAGGCAACTGAATCTTTCTTACTGACAGTAATTAAAGGCTCAATATACCGACGCAACTCTTTCGCTTTGGGTAAAGTTGTTTTAATTACTTCATGCTCAATTAGTGAATTGCACATGTTTTCAAACATTGCCTTTCTATGGCTACTAGTACGGCTGAAACTACGGCCTGAATTACGGTGACGCATTTGATAAGACTCCTATTAATCGCCAAGATTAGCTGGCGGCCAATTTTCTAATTTCATTCCCAAAGATAAAGTACGTGATGCTAAAACGTCTTTAATTTCAGTCAAGGATTTCTTTCCTAAGTTTGGTGTTTTTAACAGTTCATTTTCAGTTTTCTGTACTAAATCACCAATATAGTATATGTTTTCTGCTTTCAAGCAATTTGCAGATCTCACTGTTAATTCCAGATCATCGACTGGTCTTAAGAGAATAGGATCAAAATCATTTCTTTCTTTGTTATCCGCTCTTGATTCTTCAAACTTCATATCCACGAAAGCATGAAGCTGGCGCTGCAATATAGACGCTGAAATACGGATAGCATCTTCAGGATCTAAGGTTCCATTCGTTTGTAAATCAATAGTCAGCTTATCGAGGTCAGTTCGGTTTTCAACACGGGCACTGTCAACAAAATAAGCAACTTTCACTACTGGGGAAAAAGCGTTATCTATCTTCAGCTTACCAACAGATTTACGCTCAATATCATTGTCATAGTCTCGAACAAATGAATCAGTAGAGTGGAAACCAACACCACGCTCTACTTTAAGGGTCATGTCCAGCTTGCCATTTTCATTTAAAGTAGCAATAACCAGATCAGGATTAACAATTTCTTGTCCTTGACTTAATTGAATATCACCTGCAGTCACTACACAAGGGCCCTCTTTCAAAAGGGTAAGAGTGGCTTCGGTGCCAGAAGCAACTTTAATAGCCACTTGCTTTAAATTAAGCAATATGTCAACGACATCTTCCTGTACACCTTCAATAGTACTGTATTCATGCAGGACACCAGCAATCGATACTTCAGTGACTGCCCATCCTGGCATAGAAGACAAAAGAATTCGCCTTAACGCATTCCCCAGTGTATGGCCATAACCACGCTCGAGAGGCTCAAGTACAATGCGTGAACGATTAATTGAATCGGTTTGCACCTTGAGCACTGTTGGCGTCAGCATTTCGTTTATTTCAGTATACATTCAGCTATGTCTCCGAGCTTACTTAGAGTAAAGTTCAACAACCAGATTAACGTTAAAATCAGATGATAAATCATTTAACGTAGGTGCAGATGTAAATGTACCTTTCATGGAGCCTGAATCGACAGTTAACCAGTCACAAGGAGCGCGCTGCTCAGACAGGGCAATAGCAGCTTTAATACGACCCTGATCTCTGGCTTTTTGTCTGACTTCAACTTTATCGCCGGCGCTCAGAATGCATGAAGGAATGTTTACCATCTCGCCATTAACAAGAATAGCTTTATGCGTAACCAACTGTCTGGCTTCAGCTCTGGTGCTGGCAAAACCCAATCGGTAAACAATATTATCCAATCGGCTTTCCAGAAGAACCATCAGGTTTTCACCTGTAGAACCCTTCATACGAGCTGCTTTTTTATAATAGTTCCGGAACTGGCGCTCAAGGACACCATAATAAGTTCGGATTTTTTGTTTTTCATCCAACTGCAGTCCGTAATCGCTTAAGCGACCTTTTTGACCGCCATGCTGGCCAGGTTTCTTTTCAGAGCGGCACTTGGATTTAAAATCACGAACGCCACTTTTTAATAATAAATCAGTGCCTCTTCGTCTTGATAACTTGCACTTTGGGCCTAATTTTCTTGCCATTAGTTACTCCTGGATCTTATACGCGACGTTTCTTGGGAGGTTTACACCCGTTATGGGGAATACCCGTTACATCAGTAATTTCAACAATCTTGAAATCCTGAGAAATCAACTCTCGAATAGTTGACTCACGTCCTGGACCAGGACCATGAACGAATACTGCAACCGACTTCATACCATATTCTTTTGCAACAGCAGAAGCACGCTCAGTAGCGACCTGTGCTGCATAAGGAGTACTCTTTCGTGAACCCCTGAAACCAGAACCGCCTGAAGTGGCCCAGCACAGTGCATTACCTTGTCGGTCGGTAAAGGTCACGATAGTGTTATTAAAAGAAGCATGAACGTGAACGATACCATCAGAAACGACACGTTTTACTTTTTTTCTTGTCTTTTGTTGCTTAGCTTTATTTGTAGCCATCTTACTATCCTGAATTATTAATTACTTGTACCTTTGCGTCGACCTTTACGGGTTCTGGCATTGGTTTTAGTTCGTTGTCCGCGCAGAGGAAGTCCACGTCTGTGTCTTAGTCCTCGATAACAACCAAGATCCATCAATCGTTTGATATTCATGGAAACAACTCGACGCAGGTCACCTTCTACAGTCATTTTAGCGATTTCTGTACGTAATGCTTCCAGTTTTTCTTCAGGAATCTGAAATACTTTTGTGGATTCTTCAATACCCACTGTTTTACATAAATGCTTAGAAGTTGTTCTACCTATACCATAGATTGATGTCAGTGCAATCACTATATGTTTATTATCTGGTATATTTACACCTGCAATACGAGCCATTAATTTCTCCGTATGTTTACTTTGCTCTGCCGGAAAGGGACAGAAGAATACTATTATATTGGATTAAAATCAAGCAAGATTATCCTTGCTTTTGTTTATGTCTGGCATCTTTACAAATTACTTTGACATTACCATGACGCTTAATAATTTTGCAGTTACGGCAAATACGCTTAACTGATGCTCTAACTTTCATTCATAACTCCGAGTAATAATCATAAAAGACCGGGTAATTTAGTACCTTTAAAATTGGCCTTTTTCATCAAAGAATCATATTGTTGGGTCATTAAGTGTGCCTGAACCTGGGCAACAAAGTCCATAATCACAACAACGATGATTAAAAGTGAAGTTCCGCCAAAATAGAAGGGCACATGCCAGGTGTACATTAAAATCTGTGGCAGTAAGCATACCAGTACAAGGTAAATAGCGCCAATTAATGTCAACCGCGTCATCACCGAATCAATATATCTTGTCGTTTGCTCACCAGGCCGTATACCTGGAATATAAGCGCCTGACTTTTTCAAATTATCTGCAGTATCTTTAGGATTAAACACTAAAGCCGCATAGAAAAAGGCAAAGAACAGAATTGCCACTGCATAAACAATCAGGTATAAAGGTTGTCCAGGTGACAAAGCCATCCCGATATCAGCTAACCAATCCATCCCTTTACCCTTAGCAAAGAACTGTGCAAGCGTTGCTGGCAGCAGTATGATGCTAGATGCAAAAATGGGAGGAATCACACCAGACATATTGATCTTAAGGGGCAAATGGCTGGTTTGTGCTGCATATACTTTTCTGCCCTGCGTCCGCTGAGCATAATTCACCCTGATACGCCTTTGAGCACGTTCCATAAACACGACAAATCCTGTAACACATACAACAATCAGTGCAATCAGAATCAGACTTAAGGCTTGCATTTGTCCTTCTTTAACCTGTTGGAAGACAGAAGCAATCGCATGAGGCATACTGGAAACAATTCCTGAAAAGATGATAAGCGAAATACCGTTACCCACACCTTTTTCAGTGATTTGCTCACCAAGCCACATTAAAAACATTGTGCCGGTTACCAAAGTAACTACAGCTGTAAAATAAAATGAAAAATCTGCATGCAAGGCAATGTGCTGTCCTGCCAGCCAGCGTGCCATACCTAATGATTGGAATATTGATAAAACCAATGTCAGGTAGCGTGTATACTGATTGATTTTTCGCCGTCCCTGCTCGCCTTCTTTTTTCAATTGCTCAAGTTTGGGTGTGACCACTGAAAAAAGCTGAATTATAATCGATGCAGAAATATAAGGCATGATACCGATAGCAAATACTGTTACCCGGGATAATGCCCCACCAGAAAACATATTAAATAGTCCAAAGATTGTATTTTGCTGCTCGCCAAAGAAATTAGCAAGCTTCTGCGGATCCAATCCAGGTACTGGTATATGAGCACCGAGACGATACACGAGGATCCCAAGAATAACAAAAAATAATCTGGCTTTTAATTCGGTCAATCCATTTTTGGATTGACCTGCAATTTGCTTCCGGTTTTTCATAATTAGTCTTCTATACTTCCACCAGCTTGTTCAATCATTGCACGGGCGCCCTTTGTAACAGGAATCCCTTGAAGTTTGACTGCAACATTAATCTCACCAGAAAGAATGACCTTGACCTGTTTGACAGCGGTATTAATCAGTCTATGACGTCGTAATGTATCCATGTCAATGACTTCTTCTTGTATCGAAGCCAGTTCACTCAGGGTAATCTGATCATTGTATTTGCCGATGCGTGACTTGAACCCCATTTTGGGCAAACGTCTTTGAATTGGCATTTGACCGCCTTCAAAGTTAATTTTGTGGTATCCGCCAGCACGTGCCTTTTGACCTTTGTGCCCTTTACCACTGGTTTTACCCAGACCAGAACCGATACCACGGCCCAGCCGTTGCTTCGGACGCTTTGAACCAGGATCAGGAGATATAGTATTTAATTTCATCAAGCACACTCCTCTACATGCAACATGTAGTGAATTGTATTCACAAGACCGCGAATCGCTGGAATATCCTGGTGAATAACAGAACTGTTCATTTTACCTAAACCTAATTGCCTGGCAATTTCGATGTGTTTAGGCTTTCTTCCAATTGTACTTTTTACTAAAGTAATCTTTATTTTTTTGCTCATGATTAGCCTGCCATCACTTCTTCAACAGTTTTACCGCGCTTAGCAGCTACATAATCTGGAGTACCAATATTTGACAAAGCACCAATAGTGGCCCTGACGATATTGCTTGGGTTTGTAGAACCGATGCTTTTAGCAAGAATGTTCTGAACACCCAGTACCTCAAGAACAGCTCGCATTGCACCACCAGCAATAATTCCAGTACCTTCACTGGCTGGCTTCATGAATACTTTGGAAGCGCCATAGCTCCAGGTAATCTCATGGTGGATCGTATTTCCAGCCAATGGAATGTAAGTCATATTCTTACGAGCCTGCTCCATCGCCTTCTGAATTGCAATTGGCACCTCACGAGCTTTACCACGGCCATAGCCTACTTTACCTTTGCCATCACCAATGACGACAAGTACGGCGAAACCAAACACTCGTCCGCCTTTTACAACTTTTGCTGTTCGGGTCACAGAGACTAGTTTCTCTTGATACCCTTCAGTCATTTTGGATTCTTCAAATGCCATCACTGTTCCTTAAAAATTCAAACCAGCTTCACGGGCACCATCAGCAAGTGCCTTTATGCGGCCATGATATTTATACCCTGCGCGGTCAAAGGCAACATCGGTAATTTGATGTGCTTTAGCTCGTTCACCAAGTAATTTGCCAACTAATGTAGCCTGCTCAACTTTAGTACCTTTGATAGAACCTTTCGCTTCTTTATCTACTGTGGAACAAGAAACCACTACGCGATCACCATCTTTACCGGGCACTATAATCTGAGCATAGATATGTGTAGTACTGCGATAAACCACCAGGCGTGGACGACCGCAATGCTTTTGTCTTGCTTTAGTTTTGGCTCCGCGTCTTGCACGTGCATTAATCTTACTCATAATTTAAACCCTACTTTTTCTTGGCTTCTTTACGCGCAATATTTTCGCCAGCATATTTTACACCTTTACCTTTGTAAGGTTCTGGCGGTCTGAATGCACGAATTTCAGAAGCTACTTGACCTAATAATTGCTTGTCGATTCCTTTAATAACGATAGTCGTATTATTTGGAGTTTCGACACTGACACCAGCTGGCAATTCATATTCGATAGGATGAGAAAAACCAAGTGATAAACTGACAGCTTTGCCGCTTGCTTGTGCTCTGTATCCAACACCAACCAGTTCGAGGGTAACGGAAAACCCTTCAGTTACACCTTTTACCATATTGTTTAACAGCGCTCGAACGGTACCGGCCTGAGCCCAGGCATTAGGATCATTTGATGCAGGGCTAAACGTAATTTTAGCTTCATCCCGGCCAATCGCAACCAGCTTGTTTAAATGCTGTGTCAGCACACCTTTTGGACCTTTAACGGTCATTTCATTTTTTGATAAAGTTAGCTCTACGTTTGCAGGTAACTGTATCGGAGCTTTTGCTACTCTTGACATATTATTCCTCGCAACTTAAGCCACTTCACAAAGCACTTCACCACCGACTCTATTGTTCTTGGCAGCGATGTGAGTCATTACGCCTTTCGAAGTTGATAAAATTGCTATACCAAAACCAGGTATTGCAGACAACTCATTAAAAGGCTTGTACACGCGTAATCCTGGTCTACTGATACGTAGGATACGCTCAATGACAGGACGACCGTGATAATATTTTAAGTTAATTGTAAGAGTTTTGTGATTATTTTCTTGTGCTTGAACTGAATAATCAAGAACATAACCTTCCTCTTTTAATACACGAGCGATTTCTTCCTTCAACCTGGACGAGTTGAGGGTAACACTCGGATGCTTAGCCAGTTGACCGTTTCTTATTCTCGTCAACATGTCAGCAATAGGATCATGCATACTCACACTTATTCTCCATAGAACCTTTGTTTACCAGCTGGACTTTCTACCACCGGTGACGTTTCCAGCAACTAATTGTTGACGCAGACAAATCCTGCACAAGCCAAATTTACGGTAGACAGCATGAGGACGTCCGCATTGCTGACAACGTTTGCTATGTCTGACCGGATTTGAATTAACTGGAAGTTTAGCTAATTGAGCTTGCGCTTTCATAATAACTTCAAAATCGTCAGACGATTTTATCAGAACTTTGAGCTCATTACGCTTTTCTTTATATTTATTTACTAGCTTTGAACGCTTTTTTTCTCGTTCGAGCATTGATCTTTTGGCCACAGTAAATACCCTTCTTAATGTTTGTCTCTATCTTTTAATGGCAAGTTGAATGCTTCAAGCAGCGCCCTTGCTTCCTCATTCGTTTTAGCACTTGTAGTAATACAAATATCTAAACCACGGATTCCATCAGTTTTGTCGAAATCAATTTCAGGGAACACGATTTGCTCATGGATACCCAAGCTGTAATTTCCGGTTCCATCAAATGATTTGGGATTGAGACCACGAAAGTCTCTTACGCGTGGTAAGGTAATGGTGATTAAGCGATCAAGGAATTCATACATTTTTTCTTTGCGCAGAGTCACTTTGCAACCGATTGGCCAGCCTTCACGAATTTTGAAACCAGCGATTGATTTTTTCGCTTTAGTGATAACTGGTTTCTGGCCGGTAATCAGAGTCATGTCTTCGACTGCATGATTCATAATTTTCTTATCGCCAACAGCTTCTCCAACTCCCATATTAACTGTGATTTTAAGGAGTTTTGGAACTTCCATTACACTTTTATAGCCGAATTTCTTCATTAACATTTCGACTACATTTGATCTGTAGTACTCTTTAAGTCTTGCCATTTCAATCACCCTGACTAAACAACGTCTACTAATTCATTGTTTGATTTAAAATATCTGACCTTTTGGTTCTTGCCATTCTTATCGATGAATTTGAAACCAACTTTGTCAGCCTTTCTGGTTTGAGGATTGTACATAGCTACATTAGAGATATTAAATGGTGCCTCTGTTGATACTATGCCGCCTGGCTGATTAATCTGCGGGTTCGGCTTGACATGTCTTTTGATCATGTTTGCCCCTTCAACCACAACGGCTTCACCTGAAACCTTTTTTACTTTGCCAATATGGCCTTTACTCTTACCAGTGATAACAATTACCGTATCGCCTGATCGGATGCGCTTCATAATTTATCCCTCTTACAATACTTCAGCTGCAAGAGAGATGATTTTCATGAATCGCTCTCTCAATTCGCGTGTTACTGGACCAAATATACGAGTCCCAATAGGTTCATTTTGATTGTTTAATAGCACTGCAGCATTGCCATCAAAACGTATTAATGAGCCATCATCACGGCGGACGCCTTGGCTGGTTCTAACAACAACAGCCTTCATCACCGCACCCTTCTTTACTTTACTTCTAGGTATTGCATCTTTAATGCTAACTTTGATGACATCTCCAACGCGAGCATATCGACGATGGGAACCACCAAGCACTTTGATACACATTACCTTGCGCGCTCCGCTATTATCAGCTACATCGAGCACTGTCTGCATTTGTATCATTCTACTCTCCAGCTCTAATTTCGACCAGAAAAAGGCTGCTGATTATACCAGCCTAATTGGAATTTTAAAAGTCATTGCATGTGAATCAGGAAACAACTTCAACTAATTCCCAGCATTTAGTCTTAGAAAGAGGTCTTGTCTCTCTAATTCTGACAGTATCGCCAATTTTGCAAACCTGTTTCTCATCATGAGCATGGAGTTTTGTTCTTCGCTTCATGATCTTACCATACTTAGGATGCTTAACTGTTCGTTCAACTAATACAACAATGGTTTTCTGCATTTTGTCACTGACAACACGACCAACCATCATTCTTGCATTTGATTCACTATTCGACATGACTCTTTCCAACCTTTTCAGTCATAACTGTTTTTACTCTAGCAATTGTCTTTCTAACAAGACCAACCAGGTGTGATTTATCAAGAGATCCACTGGCTCTTTTCATGCGCAGATTGAATTGCTCTTTTCTTAATTGAAGTAATTCTTCACTTAATTCCTGAGTTGATAAGTTTCTCAATTCATTCAAAGTTTTCATTACATCACCTTACGTTCTTCAAACATTACCTTAAAAGGTAATTTTGCTTTGGCCAAGTTGAAAGCTTCTAAAGCCAGCTCTCTGCTAACGCCTTCCATTTCAAACAAGATTTTACCTGGTTGGATTTGGGCGACCCAATATTCAACACTACCTTTACCTTTACCTTGTCGAACTTCGAGCGGCTTCTGTGTAATAGGTTTATCAGGGAAAACACGGATCCAAATTTTTCCGCCCCGTTTAATATGTCGAGTCATAGCACGACGAGCAGCTTCGATTTGTCGCGCTGTCAAACGACCGCGTTCAACCGCTTTTAAGCCAAACTCTCCAAAACTAACATTGGATCCACGTTGGGCGAGACCGCGGTTACGGCCTTTCATTTGTTTTCGATATTTAGTACGTTTTGGCTGTAGCATGATTATAAATCCTCACTCATTTACTGCTGTCAGCGTTACGATTCTTTTGGGGAAGAATTTCTCCCTTAAAGATCCAAACCTTAACACCGATGATACCGTAAGTAGTTTTTGCTTCAGCAGTACCATAATCAATGTCAGCACGGAATGTATGCAGCGGAACACGTCCTTCGCGATACCATTCGCTTCGAGCAATCTCAGCGCCGCCAAGTCGACCGCTGACACAAATTTTAATTCCTTTAGCACCTGATTTCATTGCGGAAGTAACTGCTCTTTTCATTGCTCTTCTGAACATAACACGTTGTTCAAGCTGTTGAGCAATTCCTTCGGCAACCAGAGTAGAATCCAATTCTGGCTTTTTCACTTCTTCAATGTTCAAATGAACAGGAACACCTAATTTTGAAGAGATTTCACTGCGCAGTCCTTCGATACCACCACCTTTTTTGCCAATAAGAATACCTGGTCTTGCTGTGTGAATGGTAACTACGGCATTATTAGCTGGTCTTTCGATTTGAATACGGCTAATTGCAGCAGCATACAACTTCTTTTTCAGATCTTTTCTTAAATTAATATCTTCATTCAGGAGTTGTGCGTAATTTTTGCTAGCATACCATTTGGAATTCCAGCTTTTTACTATGCCCAAACGGATACCAATAGGATTTACTTTTTGTCCCATTCTGTTATACCTCGTCAGATACTTTAATTGTAATGTGGCAAGTACGTTTGGATATACGATTCTCACGTCCTTTGGCACGAGCTCTAATACGCTTCAGTGTGGATGCTTCGTCGACACATACGACGCCAACATGCAATTCATCGATATCTGCACCATTATTGTTTTCTGCATTCGCAATGGCTGATTCCAAAAGTTTGAGCATCAGAAACGCCCCTTTTTTTGGTGTAAAACGTAAAATATCAAGTGCCTTAGAGACGCTTACTTTACGAATCATGTCTGCGACCAACCGTGCTTTCTGTGCAGAAAGGGGCGCATTTCTTAATTTTGCTGTAACTTCCATCATTGCCTCTTACTTACCTTTAGCCTTTCTGTCACCAGAATGGCCTTTAAATGTACGGGTCATAGCGAATTCGCCCAACTTATGGCCAACCATATTATCAGTGATGAACACTGGAACATGATCTTTACCATTATGAACTGCGATAGTTAAATCGATCATGTCAGGAGTAATAGTAGAGCGCCGAGACCAGGTTTTAATTGGTCTTTTGGTTTTTGCTTCTATCGCTGCTGCAACTTTTTTAAGCAGGTGTGGATCAATGTGTGGACCCTTTCTAATCGAGCGTGGCACGTTAATATCCTCTTAGCTAATTATTTCTTTTTACGAGATCTGACAATAAATCTATCAGTTCGTTTATTACTGCGTGTCTTATAACCTTTTGTCGGCACGCCCCATGGAGTCACAGGATGTCTTCCACCAGATGTACGCCCCTCACCACCACCATGTGGGTGATCAACAGGGTTCATTGCAACACCTCGTACAGTTGGACGGATTCCACGCCAACGTTTCGCTCCTGCCTTCCCTAAAGCTCGAAGACTATGCTCACTGTTGCTCACTTCTCCAATAACTGCACGACAAGCAGTAAGTACTTTTCGCATTTCACCTGAGCGCAATTTTAACGTAGCGTAGGCGCCTTCCTTTGCAACTATCTGACCACCACATCCAGCACTTCGTAATAACTGAGCACCTTTTCCAGGTTTTAATTCAACACAGTGGATAGTAGTACCTACTGGAATGTTTCGTAATGGCAAAGCATTACCTACACTGATTGGAGAATCTTCACCACTAACTACCGTCGCTCCTGCTTCTAAATGAGCAGGTGCAATAATGTACCGCCGTTCACCGTCTTTGTAAACAAGTAATGCAATTAAAGCAGAACGATTTGGATCATATTCGATGCGCTCAACCCGTGCTTCAATTCCATCTTTGTTACGTTTAAAGTCGATTATACGATACTTGCTGCGTACGCCGCCACCAATATGTCGAACAGTAATGCGCCCCTGGTTGTTTCTACCACCAGTTTTGTTTAACTTTTCAACAAGAGCAGCATGAGGTTGTCCCTTATGAATATGATGGTGTACAACCTTTAATTCACCGCGTTTTCCGGGTGACGTTGGTTTTGATTTTAATAATGCCATCGTCGTCTACCTTATTCTTTTACGCTAAAATCAATATCATAGTTTTCATGTAAAGAAACAAACGCTTTTTTCCAATCACTTCTCTTACCAGCTAATTGACGGAAACGCTTAGTTTTTCCTTTAACGTTCATTACTGAGACATTTTTGACTTTAACATTAAACAATTGTTCTACTGCTCTTTTAATTTCACTTTTGGTTGCAGTTTTTAGAACTTTGAAAGTAAATTGCTTGTATTTTTCAGCCATCACTGTCGTTTTTTCAGATGTGTGCGGCTCTCTTAATACCATTAGTATACGTTCTGCGTTCATTGTAGCAGCTCCTCAAGACTTTTAAGTGCTTCACCAGTA encodes:
- the rpsC gene encoding 30S ribosomal protein S3, coding for MGQKVNPIGIRLGIVKSWNSKWYASKNYAQLLNEDINLRKDLKKKLYAAAISRIQIERPANNAVVTIHTARPGILIGKKGGGIEGLRSEISSKLGVPVHLNIEEVKKPELDSTLVAEGIAQQLEQRVMFRRAMKRAVTSAMKSGAKGIKICVSGRLGGAEIARSEWYREGRVPLHTFRADIDYGTAEAKTTYGIIGVKVWIFKGEILPQKNRNADSSK
- the rpsQ gene encoding 30S ribosomal protein S17; the protein is MSNSESNARMMVGRVVSDKMQKTIVVLVERTVKHPKYGKIMKRRTKLHAHDEKQVCKIGDTVRIRETRPLSKTKCWELVEVVS
- the rplP gene encoding 50S ribosomal protein L16, giving the protein MLQPKRTKYRKQMKGRNRGLAQRGSNVSFGEFGLKAVERGRLTARQIEAARRAMTRHIKRGGKIWIRVFPDKPITQKPLEVRQGKGKGSVEYWVAQIQPGKILFEMEGVSRELALEAFNLAKAKLPFKVMFEERKVM
- the rplV gene encoding 50S ribosomal protein L22 — translated: MEVTAKLRNAPLSAQKARLVADMIRKVSVSKALDILRFTPKKGAFLMLKLLESAIANAENNNGADIDELHVGVVCVDEASTLKRIRARAKGRENRISKRTCHITIKVSDEV
- the rplN gene encoding 50S ribosomal protein L14, with amino-acid sequence MIQMQTVLDVADNSGARKVMCIKVLGGSHRRYARVGDVIKVSIKDAIPRSKVKKGAVMKAVVVRTSQGVRRDDGSLIRFDGNAAVLLNNQNEPIGTRIFGPVTRELRERFMKIISLAAEVL
- the rplB gene encoding 50S ribosomal protein L2; the protein is MALLKSKPTSPGKRGELKVVHHHIHKGQPHAALVEKLNKTGGRNNQGRITVRHIGGGVRSKYRIIDFKRNKDGIEARVERIEYDPNRSALIALLVYKDGERRYIIAPAHLEAGATVVSGEDSPISVGNALPLRNIPVGTTIHCVELKPGKGAQLLRSAGCGGQIVAKEGAYATLKLRSGEMRKVLTACRAVIGEVSNSEHSLRALGKAGAKRWRGIRPTVRGVAMNPVDHPHGGGEGRTSGGRHPVTPWGVPTKGYKTRSNKRTDRFIVRSRKKK
- the rplW gene encoding 50S ribosomal protein L23, whose product is MNAERILMVLREPHTSEKTTVMAEKYKQFTFKVLKTATKSEIKRAVEQLFNVKVKNVSVMNVKGKTKRFRQLAGKRSDWKKAFVSLHENYDIDFSVKE
- the rpsS gene encoding 30S ribosomal protein S19 translates to MPRSIRKGPHIDPHLLKKVAAAIEAKTKRPIKTWSRRSTITPDMIDLTIAVHNGKDHVPVFITDNMVGHKLGEFAMTRTFKGHSGDRKAKGK
- the rpmC gene encoding 50S ribosomal protein L29 yields the protein MKTLNELRNLSTQELSEELLQLRKEQFNLRMKRASGSLDKSHLVGLVRKTIARVKTVMTEKVGKSHVE